A stretch of DNA from Micromonospora sp. NBC_01813:
TCGTGGCCGTCCTCGGTCACCAGAATCGTGTGCTCGAACTGGGCGGTCCAGCGGCGGTCCTTCGTCACCACCGTCCAGCCGTCACGCCACATGTCGTACTCGTAGGTGCCGAGGGTGATCATCGGCTCGATGGTGAAGGTCATCCCCGGCTCCATCAGGTCGGTGGGCCGTGGGCTGTCGTAGTGCGGCACGTACAGGCCGCTGTGGAACGCCTCGCCGATGCCGTGACCGGTGAAGTCCCGGACCACGCCGTAGCCGAACCGGCGGGCATAGGACTCGATGACCCGGCCGATCACGTTGATCTGCCGGCCAGGGGCGACCGACCGGATCCCCCGCATCATGGCTTCGTGGGTCCGCTCCACCAACAACCGGGCCTCTTCGCTGACCTCGCCGACGCAGAACGTGGCATCGGTGTCGCCGTGCACGCCGTCGAGGAAGGCGGTCACGTCGATGTTGATGATGTCGCCGTCGGCCAGCGCGGTGGAGTCGGGTATGCCGTGACAGACGACCTCGTTGAGGCTGGTGCAGCAGGACTTGGGGAATCCCTTGTAACCCAACGTCGACGGGTACGCCCCGTGGTCGCAGAGGAACTCGTGCACCACGCGGTCTATCTCGTCGGTGGTCACCCCGGGCTTGCAGTGCTCGCCGGCGAGCTGTACGGCCTGGGCGGCGAGCCGGCCGGCCACCCGCATCCGTTCGATGGTCTCCGGGGTCTGGACGTGCGAGCCGCGCCACGGGGTGGGCCGCTTGCGGCCGACGTACTCCGGCCGGGCGATGTGCGCCGGCACCTGGCGCCAGGGCGACAGCGTGCCGGGGGTCAGCGGAGCGCGGACGGTGGTCATACTTCCAGCCTATCGCCGGCGGGGCAGCACCGGCCGCCGGCCGCCGCGAGGTCGGCATTGTTGCCGGATCGGCATGGTTGTGCAATCTTCTACCACGTGGATCACGAGGGACCGGAGCCTGTCTTCTCCGCCACGAGCGACCTGGACGGCGACCGGCTGACCGTCACCGTGCGCGGCGAGGTCGACATGTCGACCGCCGACAGCATGTTCCGGTCCGCGACCCACGCCGACGCCGGCGCGGTGACCCTGGACCTGCGCCAGGTGTCCTTCTTCGACTCGGCGGCCATCCATGCCCTGATCCGGCTCACCGACCGGTATCCGCAGACGCTGACGGTCCTGCCGTCTCGTCAGGTCCGTCGGGTTCTGGACATCTCCGGGTTGGGCGAGCAGCCCTGGCTCGCCGCCCCCTGACCAGTCGCCGGCCCGGCCCGGCCCGGCCCGGCTCGGCCCGGCTCGGCCTCGCCGCCGCCGTACGCTCAGGTCGGCCCGGTCCGGGCCGCCAACTGGCGGCGCAGTGTCACCCGGCTGCCGTGCTCGTCGCGGTCGATCCGCAGGTCGGCGAGGGCCGCGATGAGAGCCAGACCACGGCCGCGGAACCCGGCGTCGGCCGACTCACGCCAACCGCCACTGTCGCGCACGCTGGCGGTCAACTCGTCGCCGTCTATCGTCACTTCGATCCGGATGTCCGTCTCCGCCGGGCTCACCGGGTGTTCGATCGCGTTGGCCGCCGCCTCGGAGATCGCCACGGTCAGATCGAACTGATCGGTTTCGCTGATCGCGTGCGCGGCGAAGAAGTCCGCCAGCCGCCGACGCAGCAACGCCAGCTTGGTCGCCTGCGCCGGCAGCCGTAGCGTCAGCCGGTTCAGCTCGGTCGCCTCCAGCACCAGCACCGCGACGTCGTCGCGGCGTGGCAGACGGGCGACCCGCAGCATCAACCGGTCGGCCAGGTCCTCGACGTGATCATCACCCGCGAGGGCGTCGGCGCGGATCCGGTCCAACCCGACGTCGATGCCCTCGACACGGTCCTCGATGAGCCCGTCGGTGTAGCACAGCAGCCGGTCCGTCGGGCCGAGGCGGTCGGTGGCCGTGTCGTAGGCGCTGGCGGAGATTGCCCCGATCGGCGGGCCCAGCGCCTGGCCGTGCAGGAACCTGGCGGCACCGCCGGCGACCAGCACCGGCGGTGGATGCCCGGCGCTGGCGTAGCGGAGCTCACCGGTCGACGGGTCGAACCACAGGCACACCACGGTCGCCAGCGACCGACGGCTCATCGTCGCCAGCAGACGGTTCAACCGGGTCAGCGCGTCCCCCGGGGCGAACCCCTCCAGCAGGTACGCACGCAACGCGTTGCGCATCTGGCCCATGGTGGCCGCCGCGGTCACCCCTTTGCCGACCACGTCACCGAGGACCAGTACGAGCCGCCCACCGCCCACCTCCACCACGTCGTACCAGTCGCCGCCCACCTCGGCCTCGGTGTTTCCCGGCAGGTAACGGCTGGCCACCAGGGCGCCCGGCACCCGGGGCAGCGTCTGCGGCAACAGACTGTGCTGCAGGGTGGTGGCGATCCGGTGCTCGGCCTCGTACAACCGGGCGTTGCCCAACCGCAGCCCCACCATCCGGGCGAACTCCGCCAGGGTCGCTTCGTCGATGTCCGGGCCCACCCCGTCGTACGCCCAGACCAGCAGCTCGCCGAGGCGGTCCCCGGTGGCACCGATGAACGGGATGACCGTCGCCGGCTCGGCTGAGGTCTGGCCGCCGCCGTCGGCCTCGTGCCGGGCACCGGGAGCGGTGGCCACCACCCGGGCGGCGTGTACCAGCTGCTGGACGTGGTCGACCGCGACCCGAAGCACCTCGCTCGTGGTCTGCGCGGTGTTCACCGCGACGGCGGCGTCGGCCAGCGCCCTGAGCTGGCGGATGATCTGACCCCGCAGCTGACCCAGCTCGAGGTTGGCGCGCACCCGGGCCACCAACTCCTGGGCCGCGAACGGCTTGACCAGGTAGTCGTCGGCACCGGCGGCGAGCCCTTCGACGGCGGACTCCGGCCCGGCACGGGCGGAGAGGACGACGATCGGCACGTGTCGGGTCCGCCGGTCCGCCCGCAGCGCCGCCACCAGGCCGAACCCGTCCAGGTTCGGCATCATCACGTCGGTCAGGACCAGGTCGAAGGGGGTACGGGTGGCCAGATCGAGCGCGGCGGCGCCGTCCGAGGCGGTGACCACCTGCCAGTACGGCAGCAGCAGCCGGCTGACATGGTCCCGCAGGTCCGCGTTGTCGTCCACCACCAGCACCCGGCCGAGCGGCTGCTCGGCGCTGGAGCGCGCGGTGGACGCCGTACCGGCTGACGTCGCGGCGCCAAGCGCCGCGTCTGACGCGGCGCTCTCGGCGTCGGGCGGGCCGGTCCACCGTTCGGTCTCGGCCAGATACAACCGGACCGTGTCGCTGGTGGCGGACCCGTCGGGCCAGTCGACTGGCCCGACGGACGGCAGGTGGTCCGAACCGGTCGGGACGTCGACGGTGAACACACTGCCCCGGCCCGGTTCGCTGCGCACCGCAACGGTGCCACCGTGCAGTTGGACGAGCTCCCGGACCAGTGCCAGACCGATCCCGGTGCCCTCGTGGCTGCGGGCCCGGACGCCGGCGACCCGGTGGAACCGCTCGAACAGGTGCGGCAGATCAGCGGGCGGGATCCCGACGCCGGTGTCGGCGACGGTCAGCTCGACTCTGTCGCCACGGCTGCGCAGCCGCACGGTGATGGAGCCTTCGATAGTGAACTTCAACGCGTTGGAGAGCAGGTTCAGGACGATCTTCTCCCACAGGTCCGGATCGACGTGGACCGTGGCCGGCAATGGCGGGCACTCCACCGTCAGGTCCAGCCCGACGCGTTGGGCGGCGGACCGGAAGGTGCTGGCCAGCCGGGTGGTGAGATCGGCGAGATCCACCGGCTGGAACGCTGCCGTGGCCCGGCCGGATTCGAGCCGGGAGAAGTCCAGCACGGTGTTGACCAGCTTGAGTAGCCGCAGCGCGTTGCGCTGCATCATCTCGGCACGCTCACGGTGCACGGCCGGCAGGTCCGGGTCGGCGAGCTGATCCTCGACCGGCCCGAGCAGCAGCGTCAGCGGGGTGCGGAACTCGTGGCTGACGTTGGCGAAGAAGTCGGTCTTTGCCTGGTCGATCGCCGCGAGTTCGGCGGCTTTGGCCCGCTCGTGCAGGTACGCCCGCTGGTTGGTCACCGCGCTGGAGATCTGGGTGGCGAGCAGGTCGAAGAAGTCGCGGTAGTCACCGCGCAACGGCAGGTGCCGGCTGTAGCCGAGGACCAGGGCACCGACCGGATCGGTGGCCGCGCAGATCGGCAGCACGAGCACCTCGGCCGCGGCGTTGTCCGGCGGTACGCCGACGAAGTCCCCGGCCGCGGCGACCCCCGACTCGCCGTCGTGCAGCGCCGCCAGCAGCGCCGACGGTGCGGTTGCCGGCTCCGGATGTCGTGGCGCGGCGATGGTGTCGGCGTCCACGCCGCTGAAGCCGACGAGTTGTGCGGAGGCGGCGTCCGAGCCGAGATACAGCAGCGCGAACGGCACATCGCGGCGGCATCCGTCGAGCGTGTCGAGGACCCCTCGGCGGAGGTCCGACTGGCTCTGCAGGTCGGACAGGCGGGTGCCGAGCTCGGCCAACGCGCGCATCCGCCGCTCGCCCAGCACCCGTCCGGTGGTCTCGTTGACGATGCAGTAGATGCCGCCGACGCTGCCGTCGGCCACCCACAGCGGGTCGTAGGAGACGTCGAAGTAGGTCTCCTCGAGGAAACCGTGCCGTTCGAGCATGAACGGATGGTCGGTGCCGCGGTAGGCGGTGCCGCTGTCGACCACCCCGTTGAACAGGGGATCCAGCACGTCCCACAGCTCGGACCAGTGCTGGGCTGCCGGTTCGCCGAGGGCCGCCGGATGCTTGCCGCCGATGGTCGGCAGGTAGGCGTCGTTGTAGAAGGCCCGCCGCTGCGGCCCCCAGTAGAGCACGATCTGCGCCTGCGACGACAGCATCATGCTGACCGCCTGGGTGAGGCTGGCCGGCCAGGAGTCCGGCGTGCCGAGCGGGCTGTTGCTCCAGTCGTGGTCGCGGATCCTCCCCGCCATCTCGCCACCGCGATCCAACACGGCGGCGAGCGCGGCGGGAAGGTCCGGTGCCGGCGTGGCCGATATCGGCCCGGCGGAGGATTCCTCCAACCGATCGTCCTCTGCCATTTCCGACCACCTTCGGTAATCGAGCCCTTGGTCCGGCCCTGCCGCCCGGTCCCGGCCGGATGGACCGTCGCTCAGCACGATCATCCGGCGTGGTCCGCCTCCTACCCCGCCGCGAGCCGTGGGTAACGTGCGGCACCGGCTGCTCGGTGCCGGTCGCTCCCGCTGGTCAGGAGAACGCCGGCAACTCGTCGATGCTGGTCGCGTTGCGGGTCGCCCGGTACCGCACCAGGTCGTCCTCGGTACGCCGGGAGTGTGCCTGGATCAGCAGGTCGCGCTCGCCCTGGTAGTCCATCAGCGGAACGCCGTACCCGCACGAGTCGCTGACCCGGTGCACGTCGACGACGATCACCGCCCGCGCCCCGTGCTGATCCGGTGACCCGGCGAACACCCCGGCCAACTCCGGGAAGCGTGGGTCGTCGCGCGACACCACCACGCCGCGGCCGTGCAACCGTACGATCTTGGGCGGACCGTCGAAGGCGCAGAACATCATGGTGATCCGGCCGTTCGCCCGTAGGTGCGCCACCGTCTCGGCACCACTGCCGTGATAGTCCAGGTACGCCACCTGGTGCTCGTCGAGCACCGCGAAGGTGCCCCGCATCCCCTTCGGCGACACGTTGACGTGGCCGGAGTCACCGGACGGTGCGGTCGCGACGAAGAACATCGACTGCGCTTCGATGAAGTCGCGTAGCCGTCCATCGATGCCGTCGTACAGGTTCCCCATGGCACCAATCGTCGCATGCCCGGATCACCTGTTGACTTGGAGCACGCTCGAAGTCATAGCGACCGCCGGTGTCACCGAAAGGCACCGCCGACCCGTCATGCCAGGTGTAGGCGCCGAGCGTCGGCACCAGGCAGGATCACGACCAGCGGGATCGGAGGCAGCCACCGTGGCAGGTGAGATAAGACGACTGCTGGCGGACGAGCTGGCTCGACAACCCGCGCCACCGATCGGGGACCTGGTGGCTGATTCGATCCGCCAGGGCCGGCGGCGACGCCGGATGCGTCGGGCCGCCGCCACCGGCCTGGGGATGGCCGGCGCCGCGTTGGCGACGGTGACGGCGATGCTCGTACCGGCCGTGCTTGGTGGCGGTTCCCCCCCGCCGGCCGAGATCGGTGCCGCTCCGGCGGCACCGCAGTCGGCGGTCGCGGAGTCGGTGGTACCGCTGCCCCTCGCACCGGCCGGGACAGCCGTGTCCACGTCGGCGCCAGCCGTATCGGTGCCGACGCCGCAGTGCGGTGCCGATATCGGGGCCGACGACGTCTCACCGCAGACGGCGCCACTCACCCGGGTGACCAACTGCCCGGCGGCCGAGGCGTTGATCTTCCCACGGCATGCCGCCTCGCCCTGGCCGTCCAGCCAGGGCACCCCGGCGAACCCGCAGGGTGTTCTCGAACTGCTCAGCGAGCTCCTACCGCCGGGCCGGACCAGCGGGTACGCCCAGGGCGACGTCCGCGGGCTCGCCCCCGGGACGGTCGCCGTGCAGATCTATCTGGACCGGGGCGATGGACCTGGCATGATCCGGCTCTGGTTGTCGCAGGAGAAGCCGCCCGCGGAGCCCCGCTGCGGTGCCGGGGAACTCTGCTACGTGCTGCCCGACGGCGGCATGGTGACTCTCTACGACATCGCCGACAACTGCGTCAACGGCCGCTCGGTGGTCCTGCACCGCGCCGACGGGACCCGGATCCAACTGGACCTGGCCCGTTGCCTGGCCTGGGATGGCCGCGACAACCCGCCGGCCGAGCCGGCACTGATCACTCAGGAAGCTCTCAACATCGCCCTCGATCCGCGATGGGGGCCCGAGCTCCCGCTGGACATCACGAAACGCGGCATGTTGCGGTTCACCGAGCTGCCGTGGATCGACTATGGCTGACCGTAGGGTCGACAGGTGAGTAGACCGGACCGTGACCGCGACCCGACCGGGCGGCCCCGCAACGCCCGCCCCCGCGACGCGCTCGGCCGACCGCTGCCACCCGGCGCGACCGGGGTGCCGACCACGCCCGACGACCTGGTCCTCACCGCCGACGAGGCCCTCGATGAGGCCCAGCGGCTGCTCGACGCCGGCCGGCCGTTCCACGCCCACGAGGTGCTCGAGGCGGCCTGGAAGGCGGCGCCCGACCAGGAACGGGAGTTCTGGCGCGGGCTGGCCCAACTGGCGGTGGGGCTGACCCACGCCCGGCGCGGCAACCTCGCCGGCGCGGCCCGGCTGCTCACCAGGGCCGCCGACCGGATCGACCCGTACGCCAGGCAGTGCCCGTACGGCGTACCCGTGCCGGATCTTGTCCGATTCGGCCGTCAGGCGGCCGAGATGCTCGACCGCGACGGTGCGGCCGCCGATCTCACGGCCCGGCTACGGCCCGGCCCCGGCTCGCCGTCAGCACCGCGGTGATCGCCTCGGCCGGCACCGGCCGGCCGAAATGCCAGCCCTGTGCCTGGTCACAGCCGAGCGCGGCCAACCGGTCCGCCTGCTGTCCGGTCTCGACCGCCTCGGCGGTGACGGTCAGCCCGAGCGCATGGGCCAGCCGCACCAGCGCGTCGACGATCCGCTCGTCGCGATCGCCGTCCGGGCCCGCCACCCGCATCCCTTCGACGAACGGGCCGGCGAGCTTGAGTACCTGGATCGGCATCCGACGCAGGTAGGCCAGATTCGAGTATCCGGTGCCGAAGTCGTCGATGGCGAGCCGAACACCGAGCCCGGCCAGCCGGCGCAACGCCCGCAGCGGCTCGCCGCCGGTGGCCATCACCGCGCTTTCGGTCAGTTCCAGCTGGAGCAGCTCCGGTGGCAGCCCGGAGCGGGTCAACACCCCCGCCACCTCGCCGACCAGGTGCGGATCGCTGACCTGGCGGGCCGAGATGTTGACGCTCACCACGATCGGGTCGTCGGGGTGTTCGGCCCGCCAGCGGCTCGCCTGCCGACAGGACTGTTCGAGCACCCACCGACCGAGCCGGACGATCAGGCCGGTCTCCTCGGCCAACCCGACGAATCGGTCCGGGCCCAGCCGGCCGAGCTGTGGGTGCTGCCAGCGGACCAGCGCCTCCACGGCCGTCACCCGGTGATCCGTCAACCGGGTGATGGGCTGGTACTCCAGCACGAACTCACCCCGATCCAGCGCCGCGGGCAGGGCGGCGGCCAACGCGGACCGGGTGACGTCCTGTTCACCGCGTACGGGATCGAAGATCGCCCACCGACCGCGGCCCTCGGCCTTGGCCCAGTACAGGGTGGTGTCGGCCGCCTTCATCACATCGGTCGGGTTGTCGCCGGCCGCCGGCGACTCCACGATTCCGATGCTCGCCGACACGGTCAGCTGATGGCCCTCGACGTGGATCGGCGCGGCCAGCGCGGCCAACGCGGACTGGGCCACCCCCACCACCTGCGCGGTGCCGGAACACGCCTCCACCAGGATGACGAACTCGTCGCCGCCCATCCGGGCGACCAGGTGGCCGGCCGCCGCGACGCTGTCGGCGAGCCGCCGCGCCACCTCCGCCAGCAACTGGTCGCCGACACCGTGCCCGAGCCCGTCGTTGATCGACTTGAATCCGTCGAGGTCGAGGAAGCAGACACCGACCTGCCGGCTGCCGGTCAGCGCCGAGGCGAGCCGGTCGAAGAAGCGCACCCGGTTGGGCAGCCCGGTCAACGGATCGTGTTCCGCCTGGTACCGCAACCGCTCCTGCATCTCGTAGCGGTCGGTGATGTCCTCCACCATGGCCACGGTGAACCGGGGACGACCGTCGTCGTGGCGGACCAGCGAGACCGCCAGGTCGGTCCAGATCGGCACCCCGTCCTTGCGGTAGAAGCGCTTCTCGACCCGCGCGCTGTCCCGCTTGCCATCGATGAGTTCCAGGTAGAGCTGGTACAGGCCGGGTGCGTCGTCCGGGTGGAACAGGTCCGCGACGTTGAGCGCCCGCAGCTCGGCGACGGGGTAGCCGAGCAGGCTGGCGAAGGCCTGGTTGACGTCGGTGATCCGGCCGTCGACGTCGGCGATGCCGATCCCGATCGCGGCACCGGTGAACATCGCCCGGAACCGTGCCTCGCTGTCCCGTAGCGCCTGCTCCGCCTCGTCGCGGGCGGACCAGGCCGCCTGCCGGATGCTCGACTGTTGCACGAAGATCCGGTCGCGTAGTTCCCGGGCGTACCCTTCGGCGAGCGCGCCCTGCAGCTGGCTGATCCGCTCCCGGGCCGACGGCACGCCAGCCAGGTGGGGCAGTACCAGCGCCAGGAAGTCCCGGCCGAGCGCACACACCGTCCAGTCGAGCACGGCCGGTTCGGTCAGGTGGCCGGTCACCAGTGCCCGCCCCACCTCCCGGCCGGACCTGCCGCTGAACGACTCCGTCTGCACGGCGGCCGCCAACCGCAGCGTATGTCCGTACAGGATGTCTTCGGTCTCGGCGGAACTCAGCGGCAGATAGCCCAGGCCGGCGGCCGCGCTCGCCCACCGTTGGGCGAAGCGCCGCGCACCGTCGACGTTGGCGCCCACGACGCCCGCACCGGACGCCGACACGATCAGCCCGCAGCGTCGTCCCGGCGGGCGACGCCACCGAAGGCGCCGAACCGCTCCGGGCGCTCGTCGACGTCGGCCGGCGCGTCGGGCCGCCACAACGGCAGGTGGACGATGCCCGGCTCCAGGATGGTGAAGTCACCGAACATGGCGGTGATCTCCGCCTTGGACCGCAAGGTGATCTCGGTGTCGGTGCGGGCGGACAACCGTTGGGCGGCAAGCACCTCCGGTGGCTGGTCCTCGAAGGTGGCGTGCGAGATCACCAGATGGCTGCCGGGCACCGCCCTGGACCGTAGCCGCCGCAGGATGTTCTGCGGGTCGTCGGCATCCGGGATGAAGTGCGTCACGCCGGCAAGCAGGATCGCCACCGGTCGGGTGAAGTCGATCAGACCGCTGGCCGCCGCCTGCTCGCAGATCGCGTCGGGATCCCGCAGGTCGGCCTGGATGACAGCGGCCTGCGGCACGTCGGCCAGGATGCTGCGGCTGTGCGCCACCGCGACCGGGTCGATGTCCACGTACAGGACGGTCGCCGCCGGTGCGACGGCGTGTGCGACCTCGTGCACGTTGCCGACGGTGGGGATCCCCGATCCGATGTCCAGGAACTGGTCGATTCCCTCGGCGAGCAGCGTCCGCACCGCCCGGCGTAGGAACGCCCGACCGGCCCGCATGGTCTCCGCCAGGTGCGGGGTCATCGCGGCGATCTGGGCGGCGAGCTGCCGGTCGACCTCGAAGTTGTGCGCACCGCCGAGGAAGAAGTCGTAGACCCGTGCGGCGCTGGGGCGACCCAGGTCGACCCCGGCCGGCGGGGCGCCACCTGCCTGCTCCGTCATCCTTGACCTCAGCTTCCTCGCGGGGTACGCGTCGGCGTGACCCGCCCGAGGGGTGAGCCCGCCCCGGGTGACGCCCCGGCACCCGGACGCGTCACGCCGGGCCCATGCTATCGCCGCCGGGGTGGAATGTGCACCGCTGGCAGATTCACGACTTTGCCTTGAGTCTGTCGTGGACCGGTCAGGAAACCGCCTGTTCCCGGGTGCCGATCAGCGGGCGGACTCCAGCAGCAGCGAGATGCCCTGCCCCACCCCGATACACATGGTGCACAGTGCCCGGTCGGCTCCTCGCTGGCGAAGCTCCAGGGCGGCGGTCAGCGCGAGCCGGGCTCCGCTGGCGCCGAGCGGATGACCCAGGGCGATCGCCCCACCGTTGGGGTTGACGTGCTCGGCGTCCTCGGGCAGGCCCAGCTCACGCAGTACCGCGACCGCCTGGGCCGCGAACGCTTCGTTGAGTTCGACGACGTCCACATCGGCCAGTTTGACGCCGAGCCGGTTGAGCAGCCGGCGGGTGGCCGGCACCGGCCCGATGCCCATCACCCGGGGTGCGACGCCCGCCGTCGCCGCACCGGCCACCCTGGCCAGCGGGGTCAGCCCGTACCGTCGTACCGCCGCACCGCTGGCCACCAGCAGCGCCACCGCTCCGTCGTTGACCCCGGAGGAGTTGCCGGCGGTGACCGTACCGTCGGCGCGGAACGGAGTCGGCAGCGCCGCCAACTTCTCCAGCGTCGTCTGCCGAGGATGCTCGTCGACGCTGACGGTCACCGTGCCCTTGCGGCCCTGCGACACCTCGACCGCGACGATCTCGCCGGCCAGCCGGCCACTGGCCTGCGCCTGCGCCGCCCGCTGCTGGGAACGCAGCGCGAACGCGTCCTGCGCCGACCGGTCGATGCCGTACTCGGCGGCCACGTTCTCCGCCGTCTCCGGCATCGAGTCGGTGCCCCAGCCGCTGCGCATCAGCGGATTCACCAGCCGCCAGCCGATCGTGGTGTCGTGGATCTCCGCCGCCCGGGAGTACGCCGTCTCCGCCTTGGGCAGGACGAACGGCGCCCGGCTCATGCTCTCCACGCCACCGGCGACGACCAGGTCTGCCTCGCCCGCGACGATCGCGCGGGCGGCGATCGCCACCGCGTCCAGCCCGGAACCGCACAACCGGTTGACGGTCGTGCCGCTGGTCTCCACCGGCAGACCCGCCAGCAACGCCGCCATCCGGGCCACGTTGCGGTTGTCCTCCCCGGCCTGGTTGGCGCAGCCGAGCACCACGTCGTCGACCGCCGCCCAGTCGACCGACGGGTGCCGGGCGACGAGTTCGCGGATCACGTTGGCGGCCAGGTCGTCCGGGCGGACCGGGGCCAGCGCCCCGGCGAACCGGCCGATCGGGGTGCGTACCCCGGCGACGAGATAGGCGTCGGACATCGCGGCTGTCCTTCCGTAGGTCGGTGCCGGCTGGGTCGTCGGTCAGTGCCGGCCGGCGGCGGTGGCCGGGCGCTGCCCCCGCTTGGCCGCCTGGATCTGTTCGTACACGTGGCCGCGCAGCGCGGTGAACCGCGGGTCGGCCCGGGTGTGCAGTTGGTCGCGCTCGTGCGGCAGGTCGATCGACAGGCTCTCCTGCACCACCGTCGGCGACGAGGACAGCACGAGCACCCGCTGCCCGAGGTAGACCGCCTCGTCGATGTCGTGGGTGACGAACAGGATGGTGACGCCGAGCCGTTGCCACAGCTGGCGGATGAGATCCTCCAGGTCCGCGCGGGTCTGGGCATCGACCGCGGCGAACGGCTCGTCCATCAACAGCACATCCGGCTGGTACGCGACAGCGCGGGCGATCGCCACCCGCTGCTGCATGCCGCCGGAGAGCTGCCACGGGTAGGCGCTGTGGGTGTCGCCGAGGCCGACGGCGTCGAGCGCCTCGTCGACCAGCTCCCGGCGCTTACCCCGGGGCATCCGCTTCTGCCGCAGCGGCAGCTCCACGTTGTCGCGCACGCTCATCCACGGGAACAGGCTGCGCCCGTACTCCTGGAAGACGACCGCCATGCCGGGCGGCGGCCCGGTGATCGCCTGCCCGCGCAGCCGTACCTCGCCGGAGGTCGGCGCCAGCAGCCCGGCCATGCACTTGAGCAGGGTGGTCTTGCCGCAGCCGGAGGGCCCGACCAGGCAGACCAGGTCCCCGGCGTCGAGGGTGAAGGTGAGGTCGCGCACCGCCTCGACCTGGCGTTCGCGTCCTTCGTAGACCTTACGCAGGCCGCGGACATCGAGCATGGCTCGTCACCTCTCTATCGTTGCCGGCGCGGCCGGCCGACCGGGCCGCACCGCAGGCGCGGGTCATGAGCTGCGCTGGGCCTGACGCAGGCCGTGGTACCAGGCCAACGCCCGCGACTCGACGAAGCGGAAGATGACCGACAGGGCGAAACCGAGCAGGCCGAGCAGCAGAATGCCGGTCCACATCTGCGGGATGGCGAAGGTGCGCTGGAACTGCACGATGGTGAACCCGAGACCGTTACTGGCCGCGAACATCTCGCTGATCACCATCAGGATGATGCCGATCGACAGGGCCTGGCGCATGCCGGCGGCGATCTGCGGGCTCGCCGATCGCAGCACGAGGTGCCGCAGCCGGGCCGACCCGGTGATGCCGTAGCAGCGGGCGGTGTCCGACAGCACCTCGTCGGTGGCCCGGACGCCCTCGACCGTGTTGAGCAGGATCGGCCAGACGCAGCCGGCCGCGATCACCACGATCTTCATCGTGTTGTCGATGCCGGCGAAGAGCATGATGACCGGCACCAGCACCGGCGGCGGGATGGCCCGGAAGAACTCCAGCACCGGCTCCAGCACTGCCCGAACGGTCCGGACGCTGCCGACCAG
This window harbors:
- the pcaF gene encoding 3-oxoadipyl-CoA thiolase, translated to MSDAYLVAGVRTPIGRFAGALAPVRPDDLAANVIRELVARHPSVDWAAVDDVVLGCANQAGEDNRNVARMAALLAGLPVETSGTTVNRLCGSGLDAVAIAARAIVAGEADLVVAGGVESMSRAPFVLPKAETAYSRAAEIHDTTIGWRLVNPLMRSGWGTDSMPETAENVAAEYGIDRSAQDAFALRSQQRAAQAQASGRLAGEIVAVEVSQGRKGTVTVSVDEHPRQTTLEKLAALPTPFRADGTVTAGNSSGVNDGAVALLVASGAAVRRYGLTPLARVAGAATAGVAPRVMGIGPVPATRRLLNRLGVKLADVDVVELNEAFAAQAVAVLRELGLPEDAEHVNPNGGAIALGHPLGASGARLALTAALELRQRGADRALCTMCIGVGQGISLLLESAR
- a CDS encoding putative bifunctional diguanylate cyclase/phosphodiesterase; this encodes MGANVDGARRFAQRWASAAAGLGYLPLSSAETEDILYGHTLRLAAAVQTESFSGRSGREVGRALVTGHLTEPAVLDWTVCALGRDFLALVLPHLAGVPSARERISQLQGALAEGYARELRDRIFVQQSSIRQAAWSARDEAEQALRDSEARFRAMFTGAAIGIGIADVDGRITDVNQAFASLLGYPVAELRALNVADLFHPDDAPGLYQLYLELIDGKRDSARVEKRFYRKDGVPIWTDLAVSLVRHDDGRPRFTVAMVEDITDRYEMQERLRYQAEHDPLTGLPNRVRFFDRLASALTGSRQVGVCFLDLDGFKSINDGLGHGVGDQLLAEVARRLADSVAAAGHLVARMGGDEFVILVEACSGTAQVVGVAQSALAALAAPIHVEGHQLTVSASIGIVESPAAGDNPTDVMKAADTTLYWAKAEGRGRWAIFDPVRGEQDVTRSALAAALPAALDRGEFVLEYQPITRLTDHRVTAVEALVRWQHPQLGRLGPDRFVGLAEETGLIVRLGRWVLEQSCRQASRWRAEHPDDPIVVSVNISARQVSDPHLVGEVAGVLTRSGLPPELLQLELTESAVMATGGEPLRALRRLAGLGVRLAIDDFGTGYSNLAYLRRMPIQVLKLAGPFVEGMRVAGPDGDRDERIVDALVRLAHALGLTVTAEAVETGQQADRLAALGCDQAQGWHFGRPVPAEAITAVLTASRGRAVAGP
- a CDS encoding SAM-dependent methyltransferase: MTEQAGGAPPAGVDLGRPSAARVYDFFLGGAHNFEVDRQLAAQIAAMTPHLAETMRAGRAFLRRAVRTLLAEGIDQFLDIGSGIPTVGNVHEVAHAVAPAATVLYVDIDPVAVAHSRSILADVPQAAVIQADLRDPDAICEQAAASGLIDFTRPVAILLAGVTHFIPDADDPQNILRRLRSRAVPGSHLVISHATFEDQPPEVLAAQRLSARTDTEITLRSKAEITAMFGDFTILEPGIVHLPLWRPDAPADVDERPERFGAFGGVARRDDAAG
- a CDS encoding ABC transporter permease; amino-acid sequence: MTGLLKRAGFVVALPAVLLAVWWFASAGSTSFYSPPLSRILTTFTETWTLDRLRADVLPSLLRLAGGYTVAVIVGIGLGVLVGSVRTVRAVLEPVLEFFRAIPPPVLVPVIMLFAGIDNTMKIVVIAAGCVWPILLNTVEGVRATDEVLSDTARCYGITGSARLRHLVLRSASPQIAAGMRQALSIGIILMVISEMFAASNGLGFTIVQFQRTFAIPQMWTGILLLGLLGFALSVIFRFVESRALAWYHGLRQAQRSS
- a CDS encoding ABC transporter ATP-binding protein gives rise to the protein MLDVRGLRKVYEGRERQVEAVRDLTFTLDAGDLVCLVGPSGCGKTTLLKCMAGLLAPTSGEVRLRGQAITGPPPGMAVVFQEYGRSLFPWMSVRDNVELPLRQKRMPRGKRRELVDEALDAVGLGDTHSAYPWQLSGGMQQRVAIARAVAYQPDVLLMDEPFAAVDAQTRADLEDLIRQLWQRLGVTILFVTHDIDEAVYLGQRVLVLSSSPTVVQESLSIDLPHERDQLHTRADPRFTALRGHVYEQIQAAKRGQRPATAAGRH